A single Vigna radiata var. radiata cultivar VC1973A chromosome 8, Vradiata_ver6, whole genome shotgun sequence DNA region contains:
- the LOC106770179 gene encoding uncharacterized protein LOC106770179 isoform X1: MTRSKANSKKQHGIDFKKIRRKVGRKLPPPKNTTNTEIKSKAIVLPEQSVAAEKAGLAVNKKGLTLKELLQQTSHHNHKVRRDALMGIKDLFTRHPAEQKSHRYATVEKLRERIGDDDKVVRKSLYDLFKVVILPCCKEDNQELVISFLMPYIFNAMTHFSVDVRMMAFDFLDLILEFHPPSFSPLYAEKIFLNYEDILRRNQYYLQDKGKLKDALSGLVHCLSLLPWNKAQIDLPNKDDTGRRVLFAYDDEMSMNSNGFSNIVKSLKDLVPPLMNIFLEFIPLIYSMESLEGKSFACMASILHSIDLIVRSISHGSDKKSEYTSSQGGPDVADVTISSALLNKLFPRFPLNPTDHLSARDCGRLLDLNMVIAKIFFELNEWMCLPPHLLERFLEFFENALLGKFFWTTQSAKAVWEEEHLVLLLPFIPKIVSRGVGDWTSRLLQAFTLTFRESKPGSLLKACVSAIEDVLTYMEGMHSTGTSNPQYIVLQEALCAWTGDIPRLLIQLGDNHLACSQALIRLLHRIGQRAWNPALVCMYNNMQQSLQDFYCTYQEGGPICFGPFLKLPRESQVLALCSIYYVSHLDLPILKSLVYCCLRFLLETSRMYASDSSDGLDSYVLFWIIDVLQLAYERGCIEIGDYLSFFITLVSRFKVSPEFGSSGFKGDPLRQTLKSMTDKIYSCIQQMGDKAIVLRLIERLIVDQISQKPSVDNRCSLLRMIVSVDSKPTLLSEQSIATLGLHLSEYLIDVVQCVPEDDGQRIPSFPFSLRRYYAVPCFFMLDRCHELMNLVLKKMGSVIYDSSVLLKSNKCCQDVRNCLNKVNAVTSALSLLHGDPQIRRIMSLYKKNIDNVIEQVISLQSSGEISMKIEEHYIMKRALDQLKILRDNLKS, translated from the exons ATGACTCGTTCTAAAGCCAACTCGAAGAAACAGCATGGCATTGACTTTAAG AAAATAAGGCGAAAGGTTGGGAGAAAACTGCCACCACCTAAGAATACAACAAATACTGAGATTAAATCTAAAG CAATTGTTCTGCCGGAACAGAGTGTGGCAGCAGAGAAGGCTGGTTTGGCTGTAAACAAGAAAGGTTTGACTTTAAAAGAACTTCTCCAGCAAACATCTCATCACAATCATAAAGTTCGTAGag ATGCATTGATGGGTATTAAGGATTTATTCACCAGGCATCCAGCTGAACAGAAGTCGCACAGGTATGCCACTGTAGAAAAACTTCGTGAGCGCATTGGTGATGATGATAAAGTGGTTCGGAAATCATTGTATGATCTCTTCAAAGTTGTGATTTTACCTTGCTGTAAAGAG GACAATCAAGAGCTGGTCATTTCCTTTTTGATGCCTTACATTTTTAATGCAATGACTCATTTTTCGGTTGATGTTCGGATGATGGCATTTGATTTTCTTGATCTCATTCTCGAGTTCCATCCTCCTTCCTTTTCACCCTTGTATGCAGAAAAG ATTTTTCTGAATTATGAGGATATTCTAAGGAGGAACCAATACTATTTACAAGATAAGGGAAAACTAAAGGATGCTCTTTCTGGGTTGGTTCACTGCTTGTCACTCCTTCCATGGAATAAAGCACAAATTGATTTGCCGAATAAG GATGATACTGGCCGAAGGGTATTATTTGCCTATGatgatgaaatgtctatgaaCTCAAATG GTTTTTCTAATATCGTAAAGAGTTTGAAGGATCTAGTTCCACCATTGATGAACATTTTTCTGGAATTTATTCCATTGATTTATTCGATGGAAAGTCTTGAAGGGAAGTCTTTTGCTTGTATGGCATCCATTCTGCATAGCATAGATCTTATAGTTAGGTCTATTTCTCATGGGAGTGACAAGAAATCAGAATATACAAGTTCTCAAGGTGGACCTGATGTGGCTGATGTTACCATCTCTTCTGCACTGTTGAACAAATTATTTCCTCGTTTTCCACTCAATCCCACTGATCATCTTTCAGCAAGG GACTGTGGTAGGTTGCTTGACTTGAACATGGTCattgccaaaatattttttgaattaaatgaaTGGATGTGTCTTCCTCCACATTTGTTGGAGagatttcttgaattttttgaaaatgCTCTGCTTGGGAAG TTCTTCTGGACTACACAGTCTGCTAAGGCTGTCTGGGAAGAAGAGCATTTAGTTCTACTCCTTCCATTTATTCCAAAAATTGTTTCACGTGGGGTAGGCGATTGGACATCACGCCTTCTTCAG GCTTTTACCCTGACATTTAGGGAAAGCAAGCCAGGTTCTTTGCTGAAAGCCTGTGTTTCTGCCATTGAAGATGTGTTAACTTAC ATGGAAGGCATGCATTCCACAGGGACAAGCAATCCACAGTATATAGTTCTTCAAGAGGCTTTATGTGCATGGACTGGAGATATCCCTCGGTTGCTTATCCAGCTTGGAGATAATCACCTAGCCTGCTCCCAG GCTTTGATACGTCTTCTACATCGTATTGGACAGCGTGCTTGGAATCCAGCACTTGTTTGCATGTATAACAACATGCAGCAGTCATTGCAAGATTTTTACTGTACATATCAAGAGGGAG GACCTATATGTTTTGGTCCTTTTCTCAAGCTTCCTAGAGAATCTCAAGTTCTCGCTTTATGTTCCATTTACTATGTCTCTCATTTGGACCTGCCTATTTTAAAGTCATTAGTCTATTGTTGCCTAA GATTTCTTTTGGAAACATCTCGAATGTATGCCTCAGATtcaa GTGATGGTCTAGACTCCTATGTCTTATTTTGGATCATAGACGTTCTCCAGTTAGCCTATGAGCGGGGGTGTATAGAAATTGGGGATTACTTAAGTTTTTTCATCACCTTGGTCTCCCGTTTCAAAGTTTCTCCTG AATTTGGTTCCTCTGGTTTTAAGGGTGACCCACTTCGCCAAACTTTAAAGTCAATGACAGATAAGATTTACTCATGCATTCAACAGATGGGTGACAAAGCTATTGTTCTACGATTGATAGAGAGATTGATTGTTGATCAGATA TCACAAAAGCCTTCTGTGGATAATAGATGCTCTCTCCTGAGAATGATTGTTTCAGTGGATTCGAAGCCCACACTACTTTCTGAACAAAGCATTGCCACTCTAGGCCTTCATCTTTCGGAATATCTGATAGATGTTGTGCAG TGCGTTCCAGAAGATGATGGACAAAGAATTCCTTCCTTTCCATTCAGCCTCCGGCGTTATTATGCTGTACCTTGTTTTTTCATGTTGGACCGGTGCCATGAACTTATGAATCTTGTTTTGAAGAAAATGGGATCGGTTATATATGATAGTAGCGTTTTACTAAAATCTAACAAATGTTGTCAAGATGTAAGGAACTGCTTGAATAAGGTGAATGCTGTCACTTCTGCTCTTTCCTTGTTGCACGGGGATCCTCAAATACGACGGATTATGTCTctatacaagaaaaatattgataacGTCATAGAGCAAGTTATTTCTTTACAG TCATCAGGGGAGATCAGCATGAAAATTGAAGAACATTACATCATGAAACGTGCTCTTGATCAACTGAAGATCTTACGAGATAACTTAAAATCTTAA
- the LOC106770179 gene encoding uncharacterized protein LOC106770179 isoform X2 yields the protein MTRSKANSKKQHGIDFKKIRRKVGRKLPPPKNTTNTEIKSKAIVLPEQSVAAEKAGLAVNKKGLTLKELLQQTSHHNHKVRRDALMGIKDLFTRHPAEQKSHRYATVEKLRERIGDDDKVVRKSLYDLFKVVILPCCKEDNQELVISFLMPYIFNAMTHFSVDVRMMAFDFLDLILEFHPPSFSPLYAEKIFLNYEDILRRNQYYLQDKGKLKDALSGLVHCLSLLPWNKAQIDLPNKDDTGRRVLFAYDDEMSMNSNGFSNIVKSLKDLVPPLMNIFLEFIPLIYSMESLEGKSFACMASILHSIDLIVRSISHGSDKKSEYTSSQGGPDVADVTISSALLNKLFPRFPLNPTDHLSARDCGRLLDLNMVIAKIFFELNEWMCLPPHLLERFLEFFENALLGKFFWTTQSAKAVWEEEHLVLLLPFIPKIVSRGVGDWTSRLLQAFTLTFRESKPGSLLKACVSAIEDVLTYMEGMHSTGTSNPQYIVLQEALCAWTGDIPRLLIQLGDNHLACSQRAWNPALVCMYNNMQQSLQDFYCTYQEGGPICFGPFLKLPRESQVLALCSIYYVSHLDLPILKSLVYCCLRFLLETSRMYASDSSDGLDSYVLFWIIDVLQLAYERGCIEIGDYLSFFITLVSRFKVSPEFGSSGFKGDPLRQTLKSMTDKIYSCIQQMGDKAIVLRLIERLIVDQISQKPSVDNRCSLLRMIVSVDSKPTLLSEQSIATLGLHLSEYLIDVVQCVPEDDGQRIPSFPFSLRRYYAVPCFFMLDRCHELMNLVLKKMGSVIYDSSVLLKSNKCCQDVRNCLNKVNAVTSALSLLHGDPQIRRIMSLYKKNIDNVIEQVISLQSSGEISMKIEEHYIMKRALDQLKILRDNLKS from the exons ATGACTCGTTCTAAAGCCAACTCGAAGAAACAGCATGGCATTGACTTTAAG AAAATAAGGCGAAAGGTTGGGAGAAAACTGCCACCACCTAAGAATACAACAAATACTGAGATTAAATCTAAAG CAATTGTTCTGCCGGAACAGAGTGTGGCAGCAGAGAAGGCTGGTTTGGCTGTAAACAAGAAAGGTTTGACTTTAAAAGAACTTCTCCAGCAAACATCTCATCACAATCATAAAGTTCGTAGag ATGCATTGATGGGTATTAAGGATTTATTCACCAGGCATCCAGCTGAACAGAAGTCGCACAGGTATGCCACTGTAGAAAAACTTCGTGAGCGCATTGGTGATGATGATAAAGTGGTTCGGAAATCATTGTATGATCTCTTCAAAGTTGTGATTTTACCTTGCTGTAAAGAG GACAATCAAGAGCTGGTCATTTCCTTTTTGATGCCTTACATTTTTAATGCAATGACTCATTTTTCGGTTGATGTTCGGATGATGGCATTTGATTTTCTTGATCTCATTCTCGAGTTCCATCCTCCTTCCTTTTCACCCTTGTATGCAGAAAAG ATTTTTCTGAATTATGAGGATATTCTAAGGAGGAACCAATACTATTTACAAGATAAGGGAAAACTAAAGGATGCTCTTTCTGGGTTGGTTCACTGCTTGTCACTCCTTCCATGGAATAAAGCACAAATTGATTTGCCGAATAAG GATGATACTGGCCGAAGGGTATTATTTGCCTATGatgatgaaatgtctatgaaCTCAAATG GTTTTTCTAATATCGTAAAGAGTTTGAAGGATCTAGTTCCACCATTGATGAACATTTTTCTGGAATTTATTCCATTGATTTATTCGATGGAAAGTCTTGAAGGGAAGTCTTTTGCTTGTATGGCATCCATTCTGCATAGCATAGATCTTATAGTTAGGTCTATTTCTCATGGGAGTGACAAGAAATCAGAATATACAAGTTCTCAAGGTGGACCTGATGTGGCTGATGTTACCATCTCTTCTGCACTGTTGAACAAATTATTTCCTCGTTTTCCACTCAATCCCACTGATCATCTTTCAGCAAGG GACTGTGGTAGGTTGCTTGACTTGAACATGGTCattgccaaaatattttttgaattaaatgaaTGGATGTGTCTTCCTCCACATTTGTTGGAGagatttcttgaattttttgaaaatgCTCTGCTTGGGAAG TTCTTCTGGACTACACAGTCTGCTAAGGCTGTCTGGGAAGAAGAGCATTTAGTTCTACTCCTTCCATTTATTCCAAAAATTGTTTCACGTGGGGTAGGCGATTGGACATCACGCCTTCTTCAG GCTTTTACCCTGACATTTAGGGAAAGCAAGCCAGGTTCTTTGCTGAAAGCCTGTGTTTCTGCCATTGAAGATGTGTTAACTTAC ATGGAAGGCATGCATTCCACAGGGACAAGCAATCCACAGTATATAGTTCTTCAAGAGGCTTTATGTGCATGGACTGGAGATATCCCTCGGTTGCTTATCCAGCTTGGAGATAATCACCTAGCCTGCTCCCAG CGTGCTTGGAATCCAGCACTTGTTTGCATGTATAACAACATGCAGCAGTCATTGCAAGATTTTTACTGTACATATCAAGAGGGAG GACCTATATGTTTTGGTCCTTTTCTCAAGCTTCCTAGAGAATCTCAAGTTCTCGCTTTATGTTCCATTTACTATGTCTCTCATTTGGACCTGCCTATTTTAAAGTCATTAGTCTATTGTTGCCTAA GATTTCTTTTGGAAACATCTCGAATGTATGCCTCAGATtcaa GTGATGGTCTAGACTCCTATGTCTTATTTTGGATCATAGACGTTCTCCAGTTAGCCTATGAGCGGGGGTGTATAGAAATTGGGGATTACTTAAGTTTTTTCATCACCTTGGTCTCCCGTTTCAAAGTTTCTCCTG AATTTGGTTCCTCTGGTTTTAAGGGTGACCCACTTCGCCAAACTTTAAAGTCAATGACAGATAAGATTTACTCATGCATTCAACAGATGGGTGACAAAGCTATTGTTCTACGATTGATAGAGAGATTGATTGTTGATCAGATA TCACAAAAGCCTTCTGTGGATAATAGATGCTCTCTCCTGAGAATGATTGTTTCAGTGGATTCGAAGCCCACACTACTTTCTGAACAAAGCATTGCCACTCTAGGCCTTCATCTTTCGGAATATCTGATAGATGTTGTGCAG TGCGTTCCAGAAGATGATGGACAAAGAATTCCTTCCTTTCCATTCAGCCTCCGGCGTTATTATGCTGTACCTTGTTTTTTCATGTTGGACCGGTGCCATGAACTTATGAATCTTGTTTTGAAGAAAATGGGATCGGTTATATATGATAGTAGCGTTTTACTAAAATCTAACAAATGTTGTCAAGATGTAAGGAACTGCTTGAATAAGGTGAATGCTGTCACTTCTGCTCTTTCCTTGTTGCACGGGGATCCTCAAATACGACGGATTATGTCTctatacaagaaaaatattgataacGTCATAGAGCAAGTTATTTCTTTACAG TCATCAGGGGAGATCAGCATGAAAATTGAAGAACATTACATCATGAAACGTGCTCTTGATCAACTGAAGATCTTACGAGATAACTTAAAATCTTAA
- the LOC106770179 gene encoding uncharacterized protein LOC106770179 isoform X3 has product MTRSKANSKKQHGIDFKKIRRKVGRKLPPPKNTTNTEIKSKAIVLPEQSVAAEKAGLAVNKKGLTLKELLQQTSHHNHKVRRDALMGIKDLFTRHPAEQKSHRYATVEKLRERIGDDDKVVRKSLYDLFKVVILPCCKEDNQELVISFLMPYIFNAMTHFSVDVRMMAFDFLDLILEFHPPSFSPLYAEKIFLNYEDILRRNQYYLQDKGKLKDALSGLVHCLSLLPWNKAQIDLPNKDDTGRRVLFAYDDEMSMNSNGFSNIVKSLKDLVPPLMNIFLEFIPLIYSMESLEGKSFACMASILHSIDLIVRSISHGSDKKSEYTSSQGGPDVADVTISSALLNKLFPRFPLNPTDHLSARDCGRLLDLNMVIAKIFFELNEWMCLPPHLLERFLEFFENALLGKFFWTTQSAKAVWEEEHLVLLLPFIPKIVSRGVGDWTSRLLQAFTLTFRESKPGSLLKACVSAIEDVLTYMEGMHSTGTSNPQYIVLQEALCAWTGDIPRLLIQLGDNHLACSQALIRLLHRIGQRAWNPALVCMYNNMQQSLQDFYCTYQEGGPICFGPFLKLPRESQVLALCSIYYVSHLDLPILKSLVYCCLSDGLDSYVLFWIIDVLQLAYERGCIEIGDYLSFFITLVSRFKVSPEFGSSGFKGDPLRQTLKSMTDKIYSCIQQMGDKAIVLRLIERLIVDQISQKPSVDNRCSLLRMIVSVDSKPTLLSEQSIATLGLHLSEYLIDVVQCVPEDDGQRIPSFPFSLRRYYAVPCFFMLDRCHELMNLVLKKMGSVIYDSSVLLKSNKCCQDVRNCLNKVNAVTSALSLLHGDPQIRRIMSLYKKNIDNVIEQVISLQSSGEISMKIEEHYIMKRALDQLKILRDNLKS; this is encoded by the exons ATGACTCGTTCTAAAGCCAACTCGAAGAAACAGCATGGCATTGACTTTAAG AAAATAAGGCGAAAGGTTGGGAGAAAACTGCCACCACCTAAGAATACAACAAATACTGAGATTAAATCTAAAG CAATTGTTCTGCCGGAACAGAGTGTGGCAGCAGAGAAGGCTGGTTTGGCTGTAAACAAGAAAGGTTTGACTTTAAAAGAACTTCTCCAGCAAACATCTCATCACAATCATAAAGTTCGTAGag ATGCATTGATGGGTATTAAGGATTTATTCACCAGGCATCCAGCTGAACAGAAGTCGCACAGGTATGCCACTGTAGAAAAACTTCGTGAGCGCATTGGTGATGATGATAAAGTGGTTCGGAAATCATTGTATGATCTCTTCAAAGTTGTGATTTTACCTTGCTGTAAAGAG GACAATCAAGAGCTGGTCATTTCCTTTTTGATGCCTTACATTTTTAATGCAATGACTCATTTTTCGGTTGATGTTCGGATGATGGCATTTGATTTTCTTGATCTCATTCTCGAGTTCCATCCTCCTTCCTTTTCACCCTTGTATGCAGAAAAG ATTTTTCTGAATTATGAGGATATTCTAAGGAGGAACCAATACTATTTACAAGATAAGGGAAAACTAAAGGATGCTCTTTCTGGGTTGGTTCACTGCTTGTCACTCCTTCCATGGAATAAAGCACAAATTGATTTGCCGAATAAG GATGATACTGGCCGAAGGGTATTATTTGCCTATGatgatgaaatgtctatgaaCTCAAATG GTTTTTCTAATATCGTAAAGAGTTTGAAGGATCTAGTTCCACCATTGATGAACATTTTTCTGGAATTTATTCCATTGATTTATTCGATGGAAAGTCTTGAAGGGAAGTCTTTTGCTTGTATGGCATCCATTCTGCATAGCATAGATCTTATAGTTAGGTCTATTTCTCATGGGAGTGACAAGAAATCAGAATATACAAGTTCTCAAGGTGGACCTGATGTGGCTGATGTTACCATCTCTTCTGCACTGTTGAACAAATTATTTCCTCGTTTTCCACTCAATCCCACTGATCATCTTTCAGCAAGG GACTGTGGTAGGTTGCTTGACTTGAACATGGTCattgccaaaatattttttgaattaaatgaaTGGATGTGTCTTCCTCCACATTTGTTGGAGagatttcttgaattttttgaaaatgCTCTGCTTGGGAAG TTCTTCTGGACTACACAGTCTGCTAAGGCTGTCTGGGAAGAAGAGCATTTAGTTCTACTCCTTCCATTTATTCCAAAAATTGTTTCACGTGGGGTAGGCGATTGGACATCACGCCTTCTTCAG GCTTTTACCCTGACATTTAGGGAAAGCAAGCCAGGTTCTTTGCTGAAAGCCTGTGTTTCTGCCATTGAAGATGTGTTAACTTAC ATGGAAGGCATGCATTCCACAGGGACAAGCAATCCACAGTATATAGTTCTTCAAGAGGCTTTATGTGCATGGACTGGAGATATCCCTCGGTTGCTTATCCAGCTTGGAGATAATCACCTAGCCTGCTCCCAG GCTTTGATACGTCTTCTACATCGTATTGGACAGCGTGCTTGGAATCCAGCACTTGTTTGCATGTATAACAACATGCAGCAGTCATTGCAAGATTTTTACTGTACATATCAAGAGGGAG GACCTATATGTTTTGGTCCTTTTCTCAAGCTTCCTAGAGAATCTCAAGTTCTCGCTTTATGTTCCATTTACTATGTCTCTCATTTGGACCTGCCTATTTTAAAGTCATTAGTCTATTGTTGCCTAA GTGATGGTCTAGACTCCTATGTCTTATTTTGGATCATAGACGTTCTCCAGTTAGCCTATGAGCGGGGGTGTATAGAAATTGGGGATTACTTAAGTTTTTTCATCACCTTGGTCTCCCGTTTCAAAGTTTCTCCTG AATTTGGTTCCTCTGGTTTTAAGGGTGACCCACTTCGCCAAACTTTAAAGTCAATGACAGATAAGATTTACTCATGCATTCAACAGATGGGTGACAAAGCTATTGTTCTACGATTGATAGAGAGATTGATTGTTGATCAGATA TCACAAAAGCCTTCTGTGGATAATAGATGCTCTCTCCTGAGAATGATTGTTTCAGTGGATTCGAAGCCCACACTACTTTCTGAACAAAGCATTGCCACTCTAGGCCTTCATCTTTCGGAATATCTGATAGATGTTGTGCAG TGCGTTCCAGAAGATGATGGACAAAGAATTCCTTCCTTTCCATTCAGCCTCCGGCGTTATTATGCTGTACCTTGTTTTTTCATGTTGGACCGGTGCCATGAACTTATGAATCTTGTTTTGAAGAAAATGGGATCGGTTATATATGATAGTAGCGTTTTACTAAAATCTAACAAATGTTGTCAAGATGTAAGGAACTGCTTGAATAAGGTGAATGCTGTCACTTCTGCTCTTTCCTTGTTGCACGGGGATCCTCAAATACGACGGATTATGTCTctatacaagaaaaatattgataacGTCATAGAGCAAGTTATTTCTTTACAG TCATCAGGGGAGATCAGCATGAAAATTGAAGAACATTACATCATGAAACGTGCTCTTGATCAACTGAAGATCTTACGAGATAACTTAAAATCTTAA